CCGGCCACGAGCGCGCGGCGCGGGCGGTGGAGCGGGCGACCCAGCAGCTCGACCCCGCCGCCGAAGTGATCGTTCGCGACGCCCTCGAGTACTCCTCCCCCTTCTTCCGAGCCTTCTACGCCTCGACCTACAACCGCATGGTGGCCCGCGTGCCGCGCGTCTGGGGCTTCGTCTACCGCCGCGCCGAGCGCACGCCGGTCGAGGGCTTCCGCCAGGAGGTCCGCACGCGGCTCACGCTCTGGAATTGCCGGGGCTACCTGGACGCGGTCGAGCGCTACCGGCCCGACGCGATCCTCTGCACCCAGTTCCTGCCCGCCGAGGTGTTCGCGTTCCTGCGCGAGCGCGGCAAGGTCCGCGTGCCGGTCGCCTGCGCGATCACCGACTACTCGATCCACCCGATCTGGGTCTATCGCGGCATCGACCGCTACTACGTGGCCGGCGACGCCGTGAAGGAGCAGCTCGAGGACACCGGCGTCGTGCCCGAGGATCGGATCGAGGTGACCGGCATCCCGATCGATCCCCGCTTCGCGATCACGATGCCGGCGGCGGACGCGCGCAAGGCCCTGGGCCTGGACCCCGATCCGGCCCGACTCACGATTCTCCTGATGGGGGGCGGGTTCGGCTGGGGACCGATCGACGGAATGGTCGACGTGGTCCGCGACCTCTCCAGCGAGGTGCAGGCGCTCGTGATCACCGGCCGGAACGAACGCCTTAGGAAGCGGCTCCTCGCGCGGGCGCGGGGGCACGAGAGCCGGATCAAGGTGCACGGCTTCACCGATCAGATGGACCTCTTCATGGCCGCCTCCGATCTGATCGTCGGAAAGTCCGGAGGGCTCACCTCGAGCGAGGCGATGGCGCGGGGCGTGCCGCTCGTGGTCTTCCGCCCTATCCCCGGGCAAGAGGAGCGGAATTGCGACTTCTTACAAGAAA
The window above is part of the Candidatus Eisenbacteria bacterium genome. Proteins encoded here:
- a CDS encoding glycosyltransferase, encoding MDRSSVSSMSRTRSPEAGVSSTERGPREVPSKRIMIFHVRAGAGHERAARAVERATQQLDPAAEVIVRDALEYSSPFFRAFYASTYNRMVARVPRVWGFVYRRAERTPVEGFRQEVRTRLTLWNCRGYLDAVERYRPDAILCTQFLPAEVFAFLRERGKVRVPVACAITDYSIHPIWVYRGIDRYYVAGDAVKEQLEDTGVVPEDRIEVTGIPIDPRFAITMPAADARKALGLDPDPARLTILLMGGGFGWGPIDGMVDVVRDLSSEVQALVITGRNERLRKRLLARARGHESRIKVHGFTDQMDLFMAASDLIVGKSGGLTSSEAMARGVPLVVFRPIPGQEERNCDFLQENGAALRVHDLDELHYRLRHFLAVPEHLAAMRARAVEIGRPRSAFDVAKSILGRLTPLAADGRIG